Part of the Aureitalea marina genome, CTCGAGCTGTCAAATGTAGAGGGAGCAACGAATGATCTGCATTTTCAGCCCTGGCAGAGTAAGATCTTCCGAAAGTTCTAGTGGTTTAGGTGGTTGGGGATTGGCCGTTCTCATTTGAGAATAATTACCTAATTTGATCGGATCAAACTTCCTCTAGATGAAAGATAAACTTTGGTTATGGTCTGTTACCGCCGCTCTGGCGGGTTTTTTATTTGGCTTCGATACGGTGGTGATCTCGGGTGCAGACCAGCGGTTGCAAGAACTTTGGGACTCTTCCGATGCTTTTCACGGTACAGTGGTAATGGCTATGGCATTGTGGGGAACGGTTATCGGTGCAATTTTTGGGAGCTTCCCAACCAATAAATGGGGTAGGAAAAAGACCTTATTGGCCATAGGGATACTCTACACCGTTTCAGCTCTGGGGAGTGCGTTTGCTAACGATCCGTTTACTTTCGCTTTCTTTCGTTTTATAGGCGGCTTGGGTGTAGGTGCATCTACCATAGCTGCCCCGGCTTATATCACAGAAATATCACCTGCCGACAAACGTGGAAGATTGGTTGCTCTGTATCAATTCAACATCGTTCTGGGTATTCTGATCGCATTTATTTCTAATTTCCTTTTAAGTGGCATGGGCGGAAATTCGTGGCGATGGATGCTTGGGGTCGAAGCCATCCCCGCGCTGATCTACACCCTACTCGTTCTTACAATACCGAAGAGTCCTCGTTGGTTATTGACCAAAGGAAAGGAAGAAGAAGCCCTGAAAGTTATGAAGCTGGTTTATCCCGATCGGAACTTCGAGGAATTCGTGGAGGAAGTTTCCGGGGACAGGCACCAGGAGCGAAGCAAGGAAAGCATATTTATGCGCAAGTACAGATTTCCCTTAATATTGGCTTTTTTGATCGCGGCCTTCAATCAATTCTCCGGGATCAACGCCTTCTTGTATTACGCACCAAGGATATTCGAAGAGGCTGGTTTAGGTGAAAGTACCGCCTTGCTCAGCAGTATTGGTATAGGCGTTACTAATTTGGTCTTCACCTTGTTGGGTATGTTCCTGATAGATCGATTAGGTCGAAAGAAACTGATGTACATGGGATCGGTGGGCTACATCATTTCCTTATCGCTGGTATCGGCCGCGTTCTTTCTGAATTGGGAGGGTTTAGCGGTGCCCATCTTTCTCTTTTTGTTCATAGCTTCCCATGCCATTGGTCAAGGTGCAGTGATCTGGGTGTTTCTGTCTGAGATCTTTCCCAATCATCTGCGGGCCCATGGACAAGCATTTGGATGTTCGACTCACTGGGTGCTCGCGGCTTTAATACCTTCTTTTGTGCCTCTGCTTTTTTCTAGTATAGGTGCGGGTGTTGTCTTTATGATCTTCGCAATTCTCATGGTTTTACAGCTATTATTTGTCGCCTTTATGATGCCCGAAACAAAAGGAGTTCCCTTAGAAGAGCTCAGTAAGAAACTCATTCGATCGGAGAACTAGTGAAGCCTCAGAGTCGTATATTTTGCTTTGGTGAGGTGTTGTGGGATGTATTTCCTGACAACAGCAGAATAGGTGGTGCTCCTCTGAATGTAGCCACTAAACTGGCAACTTTTGGTCATCAGGTCTTCATGGTAAGTGCCGTTGGCCGCGATAAAGAGGGAGATGAGATCCTGGAGTTTCTGGAAGAGCGCAATGTAATCTCCAAATTCGTTAAAACTCACCCTGAACTTTCAACAGGTAAGGTACTCGTCCAGCTGGATGAGGAAGGAAAAGCGAGTTATCAGATCGTTCATCCGGTTGCCTGGGATGATATTACAGTAAATAAGATCGACATGGAGGAAATGGGCCATATTGATTTGCTGGTATTCGGCTCTCTGGCCTGTAGGGATAAGCGTTCACGGAGAGGTTTGCAGTTACTTATGGAGCAGGCAGAGTTCAAGGTGTTGGACATTAATCTTCGGGCTCCACATTACCAGTATGAGTTGTTGATCGATATGATGCAGAAGGCGGACTTTGTGAAATTCAATGACGAAGAAATAATCGAAATAAGCAGAGAGTTGGGGCGGACCGGCGACTTTGAAAACCTGGCCAGGGAGTTAGCCAGACAGTTTCAAATTGATGCGGTCTGTGTTACCCTAGGGGAGGACGGAGCAATATTGCTTTATCAAGGAAAGTACTTCCACCATCCTGGGTTCAAAGTACAGGTCAGAGATACGGTTGGGGCGGGAGATTCTTTCCTGGCCACCATACTCAATGAATTGTTGTCAGGTAATGATCCAAAATCGGCCCTCACTAAAGCCTGTGCAATGGGTGCGATGGTGGCGTCAAAAGACGGTGCAAATCCCGAGATTTTATCCACGGAACTGTTTAACTTTTTGCAAGATGCTGATATTTAGTCTATAGCAGCCAATTTCTATTATTGTTTTAGTTAGATTTAGGAAAATTCTTGTTAAATTAACAGATCTTACTTCATTTGGGCTTTGAAAATGGTTGTTTATCGAGACCTAAGTCATTCTCATATCCCTAAAAACAGGGGTTTACGAAAACGTTTTCGTTCAGAATTTCGTTCTTTTTAGAGGTCTTTTTTTATAATTCCAAAAAAAAATCAATCTTAGTAAATTATTAAGAAATCCTTTATATTTGGTTGCCTGCGCACTTTGTCTATATTAAGGTAGGAAAACTCAAAAAACACCAATTGTTTTCAAGGATTGAAAGACAACGATTGAACATTAATTAAAATTAACTTAAACCAAAATCTGTATGAAAAACAAACTACTAATGAAACTATTGTTTGTCCCCGTCCTGTTGTTATTCGGCGGTGCTGCATTAGCGCAGACTACCGTTACCGGTAACGTTTCGGATAATCTAGGACCTGTCCCAGGGGTGAACATTATAGTTAAGGGAACTTCCAATGGGGCGCAATCGGATTTTGATGGTAACTATTCACTGGACAATGTAGCTTCTGATGCGACGCTGGTATTTAGTTATATCGGTTATGCCACCCAGGAGGTTGCGGTCAACGGACAGTCAACCATTAACGTGACATTACAGGATGACGTGCAGGCGTTGAATGAGGTAGTAGTTATCGGTTATGGTACAACTACAGTGAAAGATGCGACCGGTGCGGTTGCTTCTGTAACCGCAGAAGATTTCAACAAAGGGGTCATTCTATCGGCAGAACAGCTGATCCAAGGTAAAACAGCTGGGGTACAGGTTTCCCAGTCTACTGGTGAGCCTGGTGCAGGAATCGATATCCGTATTCGTGGTGCTAACTCTGTACGATCTAACAACAATCCACTTTTCGTAGTTGATGGTGTACCATTATCTGGTGAAGCGACCCAAGCGGAGAGTAGTGATGTCGGAGCAGGTTCGGCCGGAGCAAAGAATCCACTGAGCTTCTTGAACCCGAACGATATAGAAAGTATTTCTATTTTGAAGGATGCCTCTGCAACAGCGATCTACGGATCTCGTGGTGCCAATGGAGTTGTTCTAATTACAACAAAATCAGGACGTGGAGCTCAAGGTGGAAGATGGGATATTTCTTCCTCCATATCTAGAGCTAAAGTGCGTAAGACTTTTGATTTACTTTCGGCATCAGAGTACTTAGCCCAAACCGACCGTTTTGGTTTTGATGTTGCCTCTCGTAATTTCCGAAATAGTACTGATTGGCAAGATTTCATTTATCGTACAGCTGTCTCTACTGATCAGAACATTGGTTACTCCAACAACTATGGAGATGGAAATGTTCGTGCTTCTTTTAACTACGGAAAGATCCTGGGGGTTGTAGAGAATACAGCTCTTGAGCGTATTACAGGACGACTGAACGCAAATCATAAGTTCATCGATGACCGCCTCAGATTATCATTTCAAGGAACAGCTTCCCGTGTTAATGATGATGGAACTGCTATCGGTCCTAGTGCCGGTTTCCGAGGAGATTTGATAGGTTCTGCGTATTCAGCAAATCCAACCTGGCCGACTAATGCAGATTTCGCAAACTCAGGTGGTTTGTTGAGTCCAGCAACAGCTTTGGCTTATTCTGAAAGCAGGACTAATACAAACCGTTTCCTGTTGAATTTCTCTGCTGAATTTGATATTATTCCAGAGTTGACCGCTAAGGTTAATTTAGGATATGATTACTCGGATTCACAAAGATCTAATGTTGCTTCAGCGAATGCGCGTAACTTTGGAAGAGGTGCTTTTGGTAATGGGGTAGGAGCTATAGG contains:
- a CDS encoding sugar porter family MFS transporter, which produces MKDKLWLWSVTAALAGFLFGFDTVVISGADQRLQELWDSSDAFHGTVVMAMALWGTVIGAIFGSFPTNKWGRKKTLLAIGILYTVSALGSAFANDPFTFAFFRFIGGLGVGASTIAAPAYITEISPADKRGRLVALYQFNIVLGILIAFISNFLLSGMGGNSWRWMLGVEAIPALIYTLLVLTIPKSPRWLLTKGKEEEALKVMKLVYPDRNFEEFVEEVSGDRHQERSKESIFMRKYRFPLILAFLIAAFNQFSGINAFLYYAPRIFEEAGLGESTALLSSIGIGVTNLVFTLLGMFLIDRLGRKKLMYMGSVGYIISLSLVSAAFFLNWEGLAVPIFLFLFIASHAIGQGAVIWVFLSEIFPNHLRAHGQAFGCSTHWVLAALIPSFVPLLFSSIGAGVVFMIFAILMVLQLLFVAFMMPETKGVPLEELSKKLIRSEN
- a CDS encoding carbohydrate kinase family protein; amino-acid sequence: MKPQSRIFCFGEVLWDVFPDNSRIGGAPLNVATKLATFGHQVFMVSAVGRDKEGDEILEFLEERNVISKFVKTHPELSTGKVLVQLDEEGKASYQIVHPVAWDDITVNKIDMEEMGHIDLLVFGSLACRDKRSRRGLQLLMEQAEFKVLDINLRAPHYQYELLIDMMQKADFVKFNDEEIIEISRELGRTGDFENLARELARQFQIDAVCVTLGEDGAILLYQGKYFHHPGFKVQVRDTVGAGDSFLATILNELLSGNDPKSALTKACAMGAMVASKDGANPEILSTELFNFLQDADI